In Callospermophilus lateralis isolate mCalLat2 chromosome 4, mCalLat2.hap1, whole genome shotgun sequence, one genomic interval encodes:
- the Dusp6 gene encoding dual specificity protein phosphatase 6 has translation MIDTLRPVPFASEMAISKTVAWLNEQLELGNERLLLMDCRPQELYESSHIESAINVAIPGIMLRRLQKGNLPVRALFTRGEDRDRFTRRCGTDTVVLYDENSSDWNENTGGESVLGLLLKKLKDEGCRAFYLEGGFSKFQAEFALHCETNLDGSCSSSSPPLPVLGLGGLRISSDSSSDIESDLDRDPNSATDSDGSPLSNSQPSFPVEILPFLYLGCAKDSTNLDVLEEFGIKYILNVTPNLPNLFENAGEFKYKQIPISDHWSQNLSQFFPEAISFIDEARGKNCGVLVHCLAGISRSVTVTVAYLMQKLNLSMNDAYDIVKMKKSNISPNFNFMGQLLDFERTLGLSSPCDNRVPAQQLYFTTPSNQNVYQVDSLQST, from the exons ATGATAGATACGCTCAGACCCGTGCCCTTCGCGTCGGAAATGGCGATCAGCAAGACAGTAGCGTGGCTCAACGAGCAGCTGGAGCTGGGGAACGAGCGGCTGCTGCTGATGGACTGCCGGCCGCAGGAGCTGTACGAATCGTCTCACATCGAGTCGGCCATCAACGTGGCCATCCCGGGCATCATGCTACGGCGCCTGCAGAAGGGCAACCTGCCGGTGCGCGCCCTCTTCACGCGCGGCGAGGACCGGGACCGCTTTACCAGGCGGTGCGGCACCGACACGGTGGTGCTCTACGACGAGAATAGCAGCGATTGGAACGAGAATACGGGCGGCGAGTCTGTCCTCGGGTTGCTGCTCAAGAAGCTCAAGGACGAGGGCTGCCGGGCGTTCTACCTGGAAG GTGGCTTCAGTAAGTTCCAAGCCGAGTTCGCCCTGCACTGCGAGACCAATCTAGATGGCTCGTGTAGCAGCAGCTCGCCGCCGTTGCCAGTGCTGGGGCTTGGGGGCCTGCGGATCAGCTCCGACTCTTCCTCGGACATTGAATCTGACCTGGACCGAGACCCCAATAGTGCAACGGACTCGGATGGCAGCCCGCTGTCCAACAGCCAGCCTTCCTTCCCTGTGGAGATCTTGCCCTTTCTTTACTTGGGCTGTGCCAAGGACTCTACCAACTTGGACGTGTTAGAGGAGTTCGGCATCAAGTACATCTTGAATGTCACCCCCAATCTGCCCAATCTCTTTGAGAACGCAGGAGAGTTCAAATACAAGCAAATTCCCATCTCGGATCACTGGAGCCAAAACTTGTCCCAGTTTTTCCCCGAGGCCATTTCTTTCATAG ATGAAGCCCGGGGCAAAAACTGTGGCGTCTTGGTGCATTGCTTGGCTGGCATTAGCCGCTCAGTCACTGTGACTGTGGCTTACCTTATGCAGAAGCTCAATCTGTCCATGAATGATGCTTATGACATTGTCAAGATGAAGAAATCCAACATCTCTCCTAATTTCAACTTCATGGGTCAGTTACTAGACTTCGAGAGGACGCTGGGACTCAGCAGCCCCTGTGACAACCGGGTTCCAGCACAACAGCTCTATTTTACCACCCCCTCCAACCAGAATGTCTACCAAGTGGACTCCCTGCAATCCACGTGA